CTAGGCCTGTGGACAGGATCATAACTCCCGTCTGCCCAAGGACCTCCTGGAAAGCAGTAAGGCTCAGCTGTGCCCCTGTAAGCTCTGGATTGGCCACCAAGGAGCTGGTGGTGAGTATGGCCAGAGCTGTGAGAGTGCATATGACGATAGTGTCGGTGAAAACCTCAAACAGTCCGTAGACTCCCTGACGGACAGGGTGATCCACGTTGGCAGCGGCGTGTACCATAGGGGCCGATCCAAGACCTGCCTCGTTGGAGAATACTCCACGGGCCAGTCCTTTAGTGAGGGCCATCTTTATGGACCATCCCGCTATAGCTCCAGGCATGGCCATGGGATCGGAGAAGGCGTATTTAAGGGCTCTGGCGAAGGCGTCAGGCACGTTGGCACCGTTGACTCCGACGGTTATGAGAGCTCCAATTATATAGAATATGGCCATGAAGGGAACAAGATAGGTCGTGACCTTCGCTATACCGTTGATCCCCCCCATGATGACCGCGGCGGTAAGTATGGCAAGGACGATGCCTGTTGCCAGGTGAGGAATCCCGAATCCAAGGGAAAGACCCTCAGCAGTGGAGTTGGCCTGGATCGCGTTCCCTATTCCGAAGGAAGCGAAGGAGGCGAAGAAGGCGAAGAGCCAGGCTAGCCATTTCTGGCCGGTCCCCTTCTCAAGAACGTACATGGTGCCGCCTCTCCATTGACCGGACTCGTCCTTCTCCCGGAAGTGGACCGCCAGGGTGACCTCGGCAAACTTGGTGGTCATGCCGAAAACCGCGGAGATCAACATCCAGAAGAGGGCACCCGGTCCACCGAGGTGGAGGGCCGTGGCCACACCGGCTATGTTGCCTGTGCCTACCGTGGACGCCAGAGCCGTCGCCAAAGCCCCGAAGGAGGATATAGAACCCTCGCTCTTATCCTGCTTCTTGCCTAAACTGCCAAAAACCTCTTTGAACATAAAACCAAAATACCTTATCTGAGGAACTCCTAAAATGACGGTCAGATAAATACCGGTACCGACCAAAAGGGTCAGGGTCCAAGGACCCCACACAAAACCGTTTACTATACCGTTAATCCTCATTACCGCTTCCATGGAGAAAAATCCCTCCTCGTATATATAACTCAGAAAGCCTCCACGCCCCACTCGAGGGCACCTCTTGCCTACAGTCTCTACACCTTAACCGCCTTCACCTCCTCGAAAACCTCTCTGCATGGGCTTGGATATCGGCCGAATACGGTGCGAAAGGAGTGGGAAGTCGAGATAAAGTTTTTAGACCAACCGCCCTAGAAGAATTATTCGCAATATAAATTCGACCCTTTCTATGTTATCATGAACTTGGGGAAACTCAAACAATATTTTTTTTCGAGGGAGATGTTGTCAGTGAGGTTTTCAGATCGCATCAGGTCAATGAACGAATCACCTATCAGAAAACTAGTGCCTATAGC
The uncultured Dethiosulfovibrio sp. genome window above contains:
- a CDS encoding sodium:alanine symporter family protein — protein: MEAVMRINGIVNGFVWGPWTLTLLVGTGIYLTVILGVPQIRYFGFMFKEVFGSLGKKQDKSEGSISSFGALATALASTVGTGNIAGVATALHLGGPGALFWMLISAVFGMTTKFAEVTLAVHFREKDESGQWRGGTMYVLEKGTGQKWLAWLFAFFASFASFGIGNAIQANSTAEGLSLGFGIPHLATGIVLAILTAAVIMGGINGIAKVTTYLVPFMAIFYIIGALITVGVNGANVPDAFARALKYAFSDPMAMPGAIAGWSIKMALTKGLARGVFSNEAGLGSAPMVHAAANVDHPVRQGVYGLFEVFTDTIVICTLTALAILTTSSLVANPELTGAQLSLTAFQEVLGQTGVMILSTGLALFSFSTILGWYWYGETSVTYLLGHSKPVILGFKALWIIVLLIGASGGGGKFLANIWDMSDTMNGLMAIPNLVALLWLSSEVKKLVSDFDDKRRKGILK